In a single window of the Limnochorda sp. L945t genome:
- a CDS encoding general stress protein has translation MVATVIGVFDTREQAEKAVREMRNKGFANNEISVLAKGQARQGAGGGGGGDQEAGGDVSEGVWWGGALGGIAGLLAGIGALTIPGIGPVVAAGPLAATLGGAVTGGVAGGLLDLGIPEERGRFYEGQLKSGKVLAVVQADSARIDTATQLLRDNGANNVESHVGSPKASQTGKRSQ, from the coding sequence ATGGTGGCAACGGTCATTGGCGTCTTCGACACCCGGGAGCAGGCCGAGAAGGCCGTCCGGGAGATGCGTAACAAGGGCTTCGCCAACAACGAGATTTCGGTGCTGGCCAAGGGGCAGGCCCGCCAGGGCGCCGGTGGCGGGGGTGGCGGCGATCAGGAAGCCGGCGGCGATGTCAGCGAGGGGGTCTGGTGGGGCGGAGCCCTGGGGGGGATCGCCGGGCTCCTGGCCGGCATCGGCGCCCTGACCATTCCGGGGATCGGGCCGGTCGTGGCCGCAGGCCCGCTGGCCGCCACCCTCGGCGGCGCGGTGACGGGCGGCGTGGCCGGCGGGTTGCTGGATCTGGGCATCCCGGAAGAGCGCGGGAGGTTCTACGAAGGCCAGCTCAAGTCCGGCAAAGTGCTGGCCGTCGTGCAGGCCGACAGTGCCCGCATCGACACCGCCACCCAGTTGCTGCGCGACAACGGCGCCAACAACGTCGAGTCCCATGTCGGTTCTCCCAAGGCGTCGCAGACCGGCAAGCGATCCCAGTAG
- the dapB gene encoding 4-hydroxy-tetrahydrodipicolinate reductase, producing the protein MPVKVAVAGASGKVGREVVAAVVQHPDMQLVGALGRRSAGRDAGELAGIGQVGVLIERDVRRLLERASVDVLVDFTEAQAALEHAFTCIDAGIHLVVGTTGISRSELEDLDARCRQRGVGAVVSPNFAIGALLMMRLATLVAPYMPRCEIVEMHHETKLDAPSGTALRTAALIAEARGRAEGGAPDPVPIHSVRLPGLVAHQEVIFGLEGQTLTIRHDSTSRRSFVPGVLLAVQRVGALRGVHSLEEILFEQPPGALRH; encoded by the coding sequence ATGCCGGTCAAAGTCGCGGTCGCAGGGGCTTCCGGGAAAGTGGGCCGGGAAGTGGTGGCGGCGGTCGTCCAGCACCCCGACATGCAGCTGGTAGGGGCGCTCGGGCGCCGCTCGGCCGGCCGCGACGCCGGTGAGCTGGCCGGCATCGGCCAGGTGGGCGTGCTCATCGAGCGAGACGTGCGCAGGCTGCTGGAGCGCGCCTCCGTCGACGTGCTGGTGGACTTCACCGAGGCCCAGGCCGCCCTCGAGCACGCCTTCACCTGCATCGACGCGGGGATCCACCTGGTGGTGGGGACGACCGGCATCAGCCGCTCCGAGCTCGAGGATCTGGACGCCCGGTGTCGCCAGCGGGGCGTGGGGGCGGTGGTCTCGCCCAACTTCGCGATCGGGGCCCTGTTGATGATGCGGCTGGCCACCCTCGTGGCCCCGTACATGCCGCGCTGCGAGATCGTGGAGATGCACCACGAAACCAAGCTCGATGCCCCGTCGGGTACGGCCCTGCGCACCGCCGCCCTGATCGCCGAGGCCAGGGGGCGCGCGGAGGGAGGAGCTCCGGATCCCGTGCCCATCCACAGCGTGCGCTTGCCCGGCCTCGTCGCCCACCAGGAAGTGATCTTCGGGCTGGAGGGGCAGACCCTGACCATCCGGCACGACAGCACCAGCCGGCGCAGTTTCGTGCCCGGGGTGCTCCTCGCCGTGCAGCGCGTGGGGGCCTTGCGGGGCGTCCACTCCCTCGAGGAGATCCTCTTCGAACAGCCTCCCGGAGCCTTGCGCCACTGA
- the dpsA gene encoding dipicolinate synthase subunit DpsA, which translates to MARSMALSLEGRTLVVAGGDERELALAERLLELGAGVWMVGFPAALLPPGAHFAPDLASVADRAEAVLCPLSGTDPQGAIRTVMAQGMRILLDDGVLERLRSGTLLVIGSARPALKAAAARHGIRLIELEKDEEIAVLNAVPTAEGAVQLAMSNLRVTLHGSRTVVVGYGRCGQQLCRVLGALGASVQAVVFHRTEWARAWAAGVAAIWPHELASAAGQADVIFNTAPALVVTEEVLRRMKPQALVVDIASDAGGTDFEAASRLGVQAIHALGLPGRVAPRTAGAILAQVVPGILARSLAP; encoded by the coding sequence ATGGCGAGATCCATGGCACTCTCTCTGGAAGGCCGTACCCTGGTCGTGGCGGGGGGCGACGAGCGGGAGCTGGCTCTGGCCGAGCGCCTGCTGGAGCTGGGTGCCGGCGTCTGGATGGTGGGGTTCCCGGCCGCACTCCTTCCTCCGGGGGCACACTTCGCCCCTGACCTTGCGAGCGTGGCGGACCGGGCGGAGGCGGTGCTCTGCCCGCTGAGCGGCACCGACCCCCAGGGAGCCATCCGTACCGTCATGGCGCAGGGGATGCGGATCCTCCTCGACGACGGCGTCCTGGAGCGCCTGCGCTCGGGGACGCTGCTGGTCATCGGGAGCGCCAGGCCGGCGTTGAAAGCTGCGGCGGCCCGCCACGGCATCCGGCTGATCGAACTGGAGAAAGACGAGGAGATCGCCGTGCTCAACGCGGTCCCCACCGCGGAGGGGGCCGTCCAGCTGGCGATGTCCAACCTGCGCGTCACCCTGCACGGGAGCCGCACGGTGGTGGTGGGGTACGGGCGCTGCGGCCAGCAGCTGTGCCGGGTGCTCGGCGCTCTGGGCGCTTCGGTGCAGGCCGTCGTCTTCCACCGCACGGAGTGGGCTCGGGCGTGGGCGGCCGGCGTGGCGGCCATCTGGCCGCACGAGCTGGCCTCGGCCGCCGGGCAGGCCGACGTGATCTTCAACACCGCGCCGGCCCTGGTGGTCACGGAGGAGGTGCTGCGGCGTATGAAGCCGCAGGCGCTGGTCGTTGACATTGCCTCGGACGCCGGCGGGACCGACTTCGAAGCCGCCTCCCGTCTGGGCGTGCAGGCGATCCATGCCCTCGGGCTGCCGGGGCGAGTGGCACCTCGAACGGCCGGCGCCATCCTGGCCCAGGTGGTACCCGGCATCCTGGCCCGGTCGCTGGCTCCCTGA
- a CDS encoding dipicolinate synthase subunit B has translation MAALFEGKRIGWALAASHCSFEEVLPSIEQLVARGAQVFPILSEHAVDTRFGTVEEWVARLQQATGRRVMRSIVETEPVGPKKLLDALVIAPCTGTTLAKLALAINDSAVLMAAKATLRNGRPVVLAISTNDALGANAKNLGLLLSMKNVYMVPFGQDNPEEKPTSMVADFSLILPALEAALEGRQIQPMIIDRARRQVR, from the coding sequence GTGGCTGCGTTGTTCGAAGGCAAGCGCATCGGTTGGGCGCTCGCTGCATCCCACTGCTCGTTCGAGGAGGTGCTTCCGTCCATCGAACAGCTGGTGGCGCGAGGAGCCCAGGTGTTTCCCATCCTGTCGGAGCATGCGGTCGACACGCGCTTCGGCACCGTCGAGGAATGGGTGGCCCGGCTGCAGCAAGCCACCGGGCGCCGCGTGATGCGGTCCATCGTGGAGACGGAGCCGGTGGGACCCAAGAAGCTGCTGGATGCGCTCGTGATCGCCCCGTGCACCGGTACCACGCTCGCCAAGCTGGCGCTGGCGATCAACGACTCGGCGGTCCTGATGGCGGCCAAGGCCACCTTGCGAAACGGCCGCCCGGTCGTGCTGGCCATCTCCACCAACGACGCGCTGGGGGCCAACGCGAAGAACCTGGGCCTCCTCCTGTCCATGAAGAACGTCTACATGGTACCCTTCGGGCAGGACAATCCCGAAGAGAAGCCAACGTCCATGGTCGCGGACTTCTCCCTGATCCTGCCCGCGCTGGAAGCGGCCCTGGAGGGCCGGCAGATCCAGCCGATGATCATCGACAGGGCGCGGCGGCAAGTGCGCTGA
- a CDS encoding aspartate-semialdehyde dehydrogenase — protein sequence MAQGVKVGVVGATGAVGQEFLKILEERRWKLGDLRLFASERSAGKTVRVLGETFSIEAATPSRMEGLDLLFFSAGASVSRELAPQLARKGAVVIDNSSAFRMDPDVPLVVPEVNGQDAFRHRGIVANPNCSTIIMAVPLWPLHRAAGIRRVVVSTYQAVSGAGARAMAELEEELRAHVRGETYEPAVLPYASAERHYPIAFNVIPQVDRFEEAGYTKEEWKMVRETRKIFHEPELAVTATTVRVPVLRSHSESINVELARPLSAEEARALLREAPGVEVVDDPERQRYPMPLEWSGKDAVAVGRIREDLSRPGALNLWAVGDQIRKGAALNAVQIAQVLGLLA from the coding sequence ATGGCGCAAGGCGTCAAAGTGGGCGTGGTGGGGGCCACCGGTGCGGTGGGACAGGAGTTCTTGAAGATCCTGGAGGAGCGCCGCTGGAAGCTCGGCGATCTCCGGCTGTTCGCCTCGGAGCGCTCGGCGGGCAAGACGGTGCGGGTGCTGGGAGAGACCTTTTCGATCGAGGCGGCCACCCCCTCCCGGATGGAGGGGCTCGACCTGCTCTTCTTCTCGGCCGGCGCCTCGGTGAGCCGAGAGCTGGCCCCCCAGCTCGCCCGCAAGGGAGCCGTGGTGATCGACAACTCCAGCGCCTTTCGCATGGATCCCGACGTGCCCCTGGTGGTGCCGGAGGTCAACGGCCAGGACGCCTTCCGGCACCGGGGCATCGTCGCCAACCCTAACTGCTCGACCATCATCATGGCGGTGCCCCTGTGGCCACTGCACCGTGCCGCCGGGATCCGGAGGGTGGTCGTCTCCACGTACCAGGCGGTGTCGGGCGCGGGTGCCCGGGCGATGGCCGAGCTCGAGGAGGAGCTGCGGGCGCACGTCCGGGGCGAGACGTACGAGCCGGCGGTGTTGCCTTACGCCTCCGCGGAGCGGCACTACCCCATCGCGTTCAACGTGATCCCCCAGGTCGACCGGTTCGAGGAGGCGGGCTACACCAAAGAGGAGTGGAAGATGGTGCGGGAGACGCGCAAGATCTTCCACGAACCGGAGCTTGCCGTCACCGCGACCACCGTCAGGGTCCCCGTCCTGCGCAGCCACTCCGAATCGATCAACGTGGAGCTCGCCCGGCCGCTGTCGGCCGAGGAGGCGCGGGCCCTCCTGCGGGAGGCCCCCGGCGTCGAGGTGGTCGACGACCCCGAGCGCCAGCGCTACCCGATGCCGCTCGAGTGGAGCGGCAAGGACGCCGTGGCGGTGGGCCGCATCCGGGAGGACCTGTCCCGGCCCGGGGCGCTCAACCTCTGGGCCGTGGGCGACCAGATCCGCAAGGGCGCGGCGCTCAACGCGGTGCAGATCGCCCAGGTCCTGGGCTTGCTCGCTTAG
- the dapG gene encoding aspartate kinase translates to MRVLVQKFGGTSVATPEKRRQVVQHVRKALEDGYAVVAVASAMGRRGEPYATDSLLELLAREAGGAPDPREQDQLVACGEIIACAVLSQALIRQGIPAVSLTGAQAGILTEGRHADARILQIRTERLHRELSGGRVPVVAGFQGVTEEGEVTTLGRGGSDTTAAALGVALGAELVEIFTDVDGIKAADPRVVPDAPTLASVAYREAAELAHLGARVVHPRAVEIAMEGHVPLRIRQTGSDHPGTLVWDRPAGGTMEIRSDRPVVGIAHVGDLAQVVVGGRQDFNQDALHSRLLQAVARKGVSIDLILVSPHQLMFSVPEPAASAVHEALAEFDVEVAVTRKLAKVSVVGAGMHGVPGIMARVARALTGAGVAILQTSDSHASISCLIDGERLGDAIRALFEEFELGRGA, encoded by the coding sequence ATGCGGGTACTCGTACAGAAGTTCGGCGGCACCTCCGTGGCGACGCCGGAGAAGCGCCGCCAGGTGGTGCAGCACGTCCGGAAGGCCCTGGAGGACGGCTACGCGGTGGTCGCCGTGGCTTCCGCCATGGGGCGGCGGGGAGAGCCGTACGCCACCGACTCGCTGCTCGAGCTCCTGGCCCGGGAGGCCGGCGGGGCGCCGGATCCCCGTGAGCAGGACCAGCTCGTCGCCTGCGGGGAGATCATCGCCTGCGCCGTGCTCTCCCAGGCGTTGATCCGCCAGGGCATCCCGGCCGTCTCCCTCACGGGGGCCCAGGCGGGCATCCTCACGGAAGGGCGCCACGCCGACGCCCGGATCCTGCAGATCCGCACGGAGCGCCTGCACCGGGAGCTGTCCGGCGGGCGGGTGCCGGTGGTGGCGGGCTTCCAGGGGGTCACCGAGGAGGGCGAGGTGACCACCCTGGGCCGTGGGGGCAGCGACACGACCGCCGCCGCACTGGGGGTGGCGCTGGGGGCCGAGCTGGTCGAGATCTTCACCGATGTGGACGGCATCAAGGCGGCCGACCCGCGGGTGGTGCCCGACGCCCCCACGCTCGCCAGCGTGGCGTACCGGGAGGCGGCCGAGCTGGCCCACCTCGGCGCCCGGGTCGTGCACCCGAGGGCCGTCGAAATCGCCATGGAAGGGCACGTGCCGTTACGCATCCGGCAGACAGGTTCCGATCATCCCGGTACGCTCGTATGGGATCGACCGGCGGGCGGGACCATGGAGATCCGTTCGGACCGGCCCGTGGTCGGCATCGCCCACGTGGGGGATCTGGCCCAGGTGGTGGTGGGAGGCCGGCAGGACTTCAACCAGGACGCGCTGCACTCTCGCCTGCTGCAAGCGGTGGCCCGCAAAGGCGTGAGCATCGACCTGATCCTGGTGAGCCCCCACCAGCTGATGTTCAGCGTGCCGGAGCCGGCCGCTTCGGCGGTCCACGAGGCGCTGGCCGAGTTCGACGTGGAAGTGGCGGTGACCCGCAAGCTGGCCAAGGTTTCGGTGGTAGGCGCGGGGATGCACGGGGTGCCGGGGATCATGGCGAGGGTGGCCCGCGCGCTGACCGGCGCCGGCGTGGCCATCTTACAGACCAGCGACTCCCATGCCAGCATCTCCTGCCTGATCGACGGAGAGCGCCTGGGAGACGCCATCCGGGCGCTGTTCGAGGAGTTCGAGTTGGGGAGGGGAGCGTGA
- the dapA gene encoding 4-hydroxy-tetrahydrodipicolinate synthase, translating into MAELGRLLTAMVTPMRPDGSVDYEAAAALAVRLVETGSDGVVVSGSTGESPTLTDEEKLGLFRAVVEAVGGRATVVAGTGTYDTAHSVELTRKAEKAGVDAILAVVPYYNRPPQEGLYRHFETVARSTSLPVILYNIPGRTGQMLAAETTARLAAIDNVVGLKDSSGQIDHVSLVRTMTPPDFLIYSGDDSLTLPILAVGGAGVVSVASHLVGRRIREMIEAFVGGKVDRAKAIHLELFGLFKALFVTTNPIPIKRALQLAGVKVGPVRPPLVEASEAETAVIRKAMEQLALVG; encoded by the coding sequence ATGGCTGAGCTGGGACGGCTCCTGACTGCCATGGTGACGCCCATGCGGCCGGACGGCAGCGTCGACTACGAAGCGGCGGCCGCGCTGGCCGTCCGGTTGGTGGAGACGGGTTCGGACGGGGTGGTGGTCTCGGGCAGCACGGGGGAGTCGCCGACGCTGACGGACGAGGAGAAGCTGGGCCTGTTCCGGGCGGTGGTCGAGGCGGTCGGGGGACGGGCCACGGTGGTGGCCGGCACGGGCACCTACGACACCGCGCACAGCGTGGAGCTGACCCGCAAGGCCGAGAAAGCCGGGGTCGACGCGATCCTGGCCGTGGTCCCGTACTACAACAGGCCGCCGCAAGAGGGCCTCTACCGCCACTTCGAGACCGTCGCCCGCTCGACGAGCCTTCCGGTCATCCTGTACAATATCCCGGGCCGAACGGGGCAGATGCTGGCCGCCGAGACCACGGCCAGGCTGGCGGCCATCGACAACGTGGTGGGGCTGAAGGACTCGTCGGGACAGATCGATCACGTCTCACTGGTGCGTACCATGACGCCGCCCGACTTCCTCATCTACAGCGGCGACGACAGCCTGACCTTGCCGATCCTCGCCGTGGGGGGGGCAGGTGTCGTCAGTGTTGCCTCGCACCTCGTGGGCCGGCGGATCCGGGAGATGATCGAGGCGTTCGTGGGCGGCAAGGTCGATCGGGCGAAGGCGATCCACCTGGAGCTTTTCGGGCTCTTCAAGGCTTTGTTCGTCACGACCAACCCCATTCCGATCAAGCGGGCCCTGCAGCTGGCCGGCGTGAAGGTCGGCCCGGTGCGGCCGCCGCTGGTGGAGGCCTCCGAGGCGGAGACGGCCGTCATTCGCAAGGCGATGGAGCAGCTGGCGCTGGTCGGATGA
- a CDS encoding ribonuclease J, producing the protein MGSSEPALSVIPLGGLGEVGKNMMVLESADDILVIDAGVMFPEEEMLGIDLVIPDFSYLVERRQKIRAIVLTHGHEDHIGALPYVLRQIQAPVYGTRLTLGLVRARLLEHNLESLPEFIEVQAGQRRRLGGFDVEFIHLNHSIADAVAIAVHGAVGTVLHVTDFKFDQTPIDGRPTDYHRLAELGKQGVHLLLSDSTNAEQPGWSPSERRVGEAFLEAFRRAAGRVLVATFATNVHRIQQAIDAAVATGRRVAVVGRSMETVVGIAAELGYLRIPEGVLIAQDQIGQQAHNRLVILTTGSQGEPMSALSRMASQDHRLVEIVPGDTVIISAHPIPGNERLVGRTVNRLFKLGANVIYEPFEGIHASGHACQEELKLLLNLVRPRFFVPVHGEYRMLVKHARLARDVGIAPDGIFIVENGDVLELTADRLARKGRVQAGQVFVDGLSVGDVGNVVLRDRRHLAQDGILVVVLTVDSRSGELLAGPELVSRGFVYVRESETFMEEARQEAKTALLDVLSKNGAEWGAVKGRVREALGQFIFERLKRRPMILPIIVEV; encoded by the coding sequence ATGGGTTCGAGTGAGCCGGCGCTCTCGGTCATCCCGCTGGGCGGTCTGGGAGAAGTCGGCAAGAACATGATGGTGCTGGAGAGCGCGGACGACATCCTGGTCATCGACGCCGGGGTGATGTTTCCCGAAGAGGAGATGCTGGGGATCGACCTGGTCATCCCCGATTTCTCCTATCTCGTGGAGCGCCGGCAGAAGATCCGGGCCATCGTCCTGACCCACGGTCACGAAGATCATATCGGCGCCCTGCCGTACGTCCTGCGTCAGATCCAGGCACCCGTCTACGGCACCCGGCTCACCCTGGGGCTCGTGCGGGCCCGGCTGCTCGAGCACAACCTGGAGTCGCTGCCCGAGTTCATCGAGGTGCAGGCCGGGCAGCGGCGGCGGCTGGGCGGCTTCGACGTGGAGTTCATCCACCTCAACCACAGCATCGCCGATGCGGTCGCCATCGCCGTTCACGGTGCCGTCGGCACGGTCCTGCACGTCACCGACTTCAAGTTCGATCAGACCCCCATCGACGGGCGCCCCACCGACTATCACCGGCTGGCCGAGCTGGGCAAGCAGGGCGTGCACCTCCTGCTCTCCGACAGCACCAACGCCGAGCAGCCCGGCTGGAGCCCGTCGGAGCGCCGCGTGGGGGAGGCGTTCCTCGAGGCGTTTCGCAGGGCGGCCGGCCGGGTGCTGGTGGCCACGTTCGCCACCAACGTCCACCGCATCCAGCAGGCCATCGACGCGGCGGTGGCCACCGGCCGGCGGGTGGCGGTGGTCGGACGCAGCATGGAGACGGTCGTGGGCATCGCCGCCGAGCTGGGGTACCTGCGGATCCCGGAGGGGGTCCTCATCGCGCAGGACCAGATCGGCCAGCAGGCTCACAACCGGCTGGTCATCCTGACCACCGGGAGCCAGGGAGAGCCGATGTCGGCCCTCTCCCGCATGGCCTCCCAGGATCACCGGCTCGTGGAGATCGTGCCGGGGGACACCGTCATCATCTCGGCGCACCCGATCCCCGGCAACGAGCGGCTGGTCGGCAGGACCGTCAACCGGCTGTTCAAGCTCGGCGCCAACGTGATCTACGAGCCCTTCGAGGGGATTCACGCCTCGGGCCACGCCTGCCAGGAGGAGCTGAAGCTCCTGCTCAACCTGGTGCGCCCGCGCTTTTTCGTGCCGGTGCACGGCGAGTACCGGATGCTGGTCAAGCACGCCCGGCTCGCCCGGGACGTGGGAATCGCGCCCGACGGCATCTTCATCGTGGAAAACGGGGACGTGCTCGAGCTCACCGCCGATCGGCTCGCCCGCAAGGGCCGGGTGCAGGCGGGGCAGGTCTTCGTGGACGGGCTGTCGGTGGGCGACGTGGGCAACGTGGTGCTCCGGGATCGCCGCCACCTCGCCCAGGACGGCATCCTGGTCGTCGTCCTGACCGTCGACTCCCGATCGGGGGAGCTCCTGGCGGGGCCGGAGCTCGTCTCCCGGGGCTTCGTCTACGTGCGGGAGTCGGAGACCTTCATGGAGGAGGCCCGGCAGGAGGCCAAGACGGCGCTGCTCGACGTGCTGTCGAAAAACGGCGCCGAGTGGGGAGCGGTCAAGGGCCGGGTGCGGGAGGCGCTGGGCCAGTTCATCTTCGAGCGGCTCAAGCGCCGGCCCATGATCTTGCCGATCATCGTCGAGGTCTGA
- a CDS encoding ClpP family protease — MFCWSQQGADPSDGPEQEDGQAPDGERGIPAVAPPAPSNPQAAPPLEYLRQLGQLAAVPSGDLGIHVLPIIGQVEGHVSLPPKNKTTRYEHIIPQLVAVEQSPRVRGLLIVLNTVGGDIEAGLAIAEMVRTLSKPSVSVVLGGGHSIGIPIAVAADHSLIAETATVTVHPVRLSGVLVGMPQAYEYLDKMQDRIIRFIVDNSRISEEKLRELMFRTGDLVRDVGTVLVGREAVHAGIIDEVGGLSQALARLKELVRAREQAARAAGDGGAAASP, encoded by the coding sequence GTGTTTTGCTGGAGCCAACAGGGGGCGGACCCATCGGACGGCCCCGAGCAGGAGGACGGTCAGGCGCCGGACGGGGAGCGCGGGATCCCTGCGGTGGCGCCCCCGGCACCCTCCAACCCGCAGGCGGCGCCTCCCCTCGAGTACCTGCGGCAGCTGGGGCAGCTCGCGGCGGTCCCGTCGGGGGATCTGGGCATCCACGTCCTGCCCATCATCGGGCAGGTGGAAGGGCACGTGAGCCTGCCCCCCAAGAACAAGACCACCCGCTACGAGCACATCATCCCCCAGCTCGTGGCCGTCGAACAGAGCCCCCGGGTCCGGGGCCTGCTCATCGTGCTCAACACCGTGGGGGGCGACATCGAGGCCGGGCTTGCCATCGCGGAGATGGTACGAACCCTCTCCAAGCCTTCGGTCTCGGTCGTGCTGGGCGGCGGGCACTCCATCGGCATCCCGATCGCGGTGGCGGCCGACCACAGCCTGATCGCCGAGACCGCCACCGTCACGGTGCACCCGGTGCGCCTGTCGGGCGTGCTGGTGGGCATGCCGCAGGCCTACGAGTACCTCGACAAGATGCAGGACCGGATCATCCGCTTCATCGTCGACAACTCGCGGATCAGCGAGGAGAAGCTGCGAGAGCTCATGTTCCGCACGGGTGACCTCGTGCGGGACGTCGGCACCGTGCTCGTCGGGCGCGAGGCAGTCCACGCCGGGATCATCGACGAGGTAGGAGGGCTTTCGCAAGCCCTGGCGCGCCTGAAGGAGCTGGTCCGGGCCCGGGAGCAGGCGGCCCGGGCGGCCGGCGACGGAGGGGCTGCAGCCTCCCCGTGA
- a CDS encoding sensor histidine kinase, whose protein sequence is MRPWDRLAVRLLGSVAAVALFMSLASFGWDAYRQRVQAELTLTERARAVTKQFLAVRSFVAQAETERVAVNPAGFHHLDPVVVARVVGEIFGSSSAARVREVWMGSERASHVPDPVEEQALRRFSADPAATEFAAVLPDGGHGPRVFRYVAPIHLEQSCLTCHQQSALSTGHDRPPAVGDLMGALSIQVPIEEFEAGVASSIRSRLRFTLLLTALSLSVLAVLLRRQVTSPLGQLTAMASRFATGDLTPAPLPKGAVGETAVLASVMNSMAGALRELYADLEAKVEERTRKLTEANARLQEKQVELERAQKLQSEFLATVSHELRTPLTSILAFTELLSEEGATADSDQVREYLTDIRECAQRLYEQINDLLDLARIEAGRMQLDRTVFDVRLAVEATLRRIEPMAARKGLEVRRPAQAQPVWVEADRVRVEQVLMNLLSNAVKFTPRGHVAVELEEPGPEEPMVRVKVRDTGIGIRPEHHGIIFEKFRQVDSSASREYPGSGLGLALARHLVEMHGGRIWVDSELGKGSTFTFTLPAPPRAPVGARPQATPEGRR, encoded by the coding sequence ATGAGACCGTGGGATCGGCTGGCGGTGCGCCTGCTGGGCAGCGTAGCGGCCGTGGCCCTGTTCATGAGCCTGGCGAGCTTCGGCTGGGACGCATACCGCCAGCGCGTCCAGGCGGAGCTGACGCTGACCGAGCGGGCGCGGGCCGTCACGAAGCAATTCCTGGCGGTGCGGTCCTTCGTCGCTCAGGCGGAGACGGAGAGGGTGGCCGTCAACCCTGCGGGGTTCCATCACCTGGATCCGGTCGTCGTGGCCCGGGTGGTGGGAGAGATCTTCGGTTCCAGTTCGGCGGCCCGGGTCCGGGAGGTATGGATGGGCTCCGAGCGGGCATCCCACGTGCCCGACCCGGTCGAGGAGCAGGCGCTCAGGCGCTTCTCCGCCGACCCGGCCGCCACGGAGTTCGCCGCGGTGCTGCCCGACGGTGGGCACGGGCCCCGGGTCTTCCGGTACGTCGCGCCCATCCATCTCGAGCAAAGCTGCCTGACGTGCCACCAGCAAAGTGCCCTCAGCACCGGGCACGATCGGCCGCCGGCCGTGGGCGACCTCATGGGGGCGTTGAGCATCCAGGTGCCCATCGAGGAGTTCGAGGCGGGCGTCGCCTCCTCCATCCGCAGCCGGCTGCGCTTCACGCTCCTGCTCACGGCGCTGTCGCTTTCGGTGCTGGCGGTGTTGCTGCGCCGCCAGGTCACGTCTCCCCTGGGGCAGCTCACCGCAATGGCGTCCCGCTTCGCTACGGGCGACCTCACGCCCGCTCCCCTGCCGAAGGGCGCGGTCGGAGAGACGGCCGTGCTCGCCTCGGTCATGAACTCCATGGCCGGAGCCTTGCGGGAGCTGTACGCCGACCTCGAGGCCAAGGTCGAGGAGCGGACCCGCAAGTTGACCGAGGCCAACGCGCGCCTGCAGGAAAAGCAGGTCGAGCTCGAACGGGCCCAAAAGCTGCAGTCGGAGTTCCTGGCCACCGTGTCGCACGAGCTGCGTACCCCGCTCACCTCCATCCTGGCCTTCACGGAGCTGTTGAGCGAGGAGGGGGCGACCGCGGACAGCGACCAGGTGCGCGAGTACCTGACCGACATCCGGGAGTGTGCGCAGCGGCTGTACGAGCAGATCAACGATCTGCTCGACCTGGCCCGCATCGAGGCCGGGAGGATGCAGCTCGACCGCACGGTCTTCGACGTACGCTTGGCCGTCGAGGCCACCTTGCGGCGCATCGAGCCCATGGCTGCTCGCAAGGGCCTCGAAGTGCGCCGGCCGGCGCAGGCGCAGCCGGTTTGGGTGGAGGCCGACCGCGTCCGGGTGGAGCAGGTCCTCATGAACCTGCTCTCCAACGCCGTGAAATTCACCCCTCGCGGCCACGTGGCGGTGGAGCTCGAGGAACCTGGCCCTGAGGAGCCCATGGTGCGGGTGAAGGTCCGGGATACGGGCATCGGCATCCGGCCAGAGCACCACGGCATCATCTTCGAGAAGTTCCGGCAGGTGGACAGCTCGGCCAGCCGGGAATATCCGGGCTCGGGGCTGGGGCTGGCGCTGGCCCGGCACCTGGTGGAGATGCACGGCGGGCGCATCTGGGTCGATTCGGAGCTCGGCAAGGGCAGCACGTTCACCTTCACGCTGCCCGCCCCGCCACGCGCCCCGGTCGGCGCGAGGCCGCAAGCAACACCGGAAGGCCGGAGGTGA